The Lysinibacillus irui sequence GAATAATAGTGATAGACGACAAAACGATATCCAAAAGCTGTGTGCCGCTTATTTCATATGACTGAGTTAGATTGCCGTCTATTATATCTTTCACTTTTAGGACCAAGTTTATATTGGTATTTGCGCCGTTGCTCAACAAACAGACGCCTATTCGTTCATTTAGCAGTATGGCTACTTCGGTTCTGAAATTTGGGTTGCCGCCAGTGTGTTCTATAATCGTTTGGTCAGCGTTTACCGACCAGCCTGCCGCATAATACATATCGTTGACAGCCGAAACAGACATATCACCCTTATGTGATTTTTCGATAACCGTGTAAAATATTTCGGGTATGTCCTGCACAATACCCATCTGTATGCCCATCCAACGCGCCATATCTTTTGTATTAGAAATGATGTAGCCTGCGGGCTTATTCCCAGCATAATCCGGAGCTTTAAATGGAGTTGTCATAAAAAAGGAAGAACGATAGCCCTGTGCCAACTGTCCAGTAGCTTCAGCATCTTCTTTATAAACATACGTATGGTGTAGACCTAACGGCTGAAATACCTGTTCCCTCATAAAGTCTTCATAACTTTGTCGCGATACAATCTCAATAACCAAACCCAACACGTCATAATTAACGGTTCCATAGTTATACTGTTCACCGGGAGGGAATGCCAATTCAGTATCTACGAGCATTTCCACAGTCTTTTGCAACATATCCGGTGTATTACCTTGTGGGATATTTTGAACCTTATGCCTAATATTTGTTAGACCACTGGTATGGTGAAGAAAGTTATTTAGTGTAAGGCTTTGCATATCAACAGGTTTCCCTTGATACTTTAACGTAAACCAAGGTAAATATTTTTGGACAGGGTCAGTCATTGAGAGCTGCCCTTGCTCTTCTAACAGCATAATACCCATACCGGTAAAAGCTTTACTGACCGAGGCTAACTCATAGAGTGTATTTTCACTTGCAGACAACCCCTTTTCACGGTCAGCATACCCTGAAGAAAAGTAGAACACTTCATCATCAGCAAGTATTGAGATTGACATTCCCGGCACACCTGATATACGAGTGGCATCTTCTAGCAACGCTTGTATTGCCGCAGATTTCGAATCTGACAACGCATAACTTTGTGTTGAGAATCCTGAGAATAATATAAATATCGATAATACAAAAACTATAATCTTTTTCATAAACTCTCCTTTTTTGAAAAATTATAAGAGAATAATATAAATAATCTACTTTTACAACTAACTAAATTCAATTTATCTTTCTATTCACCTATATAATATCAAGTAATTGTAAAGAGTTACACTTAACGAACAGATGTGTTAGTACAATAAGAAAAACGATTTCAACAATCGGGCACGTTTCTTGTGTAGAATTGTGGCTTTTATATTATTTGAGCTATTTAGTTGAGAAGAAAATAAATATTATCAACAAAGTGAACTCAATAGAACAAAGAATAATTTATAAAGGACTGATCTTAATAAGTATAATTTCACTAATCAAACCATTAAGAAAGTATGAGGATTATGTTTATAGAGCAAATGCCTATGAGCTTTTATTCATGAGAAAAAAGGCAATCCGGATATTAAATTTGTCTACCAAACAACCAAATTTCAGCAAAGAAGAGAAATCAAGTGGTTTTATTTATTTAGGGATATTATATTCAAAAACAAAAGAATTTAATTTAGCTTCGGATTGCTTCCATCAAGGGCTTGAACTAATGGTGTATGTGAATTTTAATTACCATGACAACTTTAAGAAAGCCATTGAAACATTTATAAAAAGTGAGGATTTTGAAAGGGCAAATTTTTGGTTAAACAATCTAATTCAACGACAAAGTTATGATAATAAATTCAAGAAACTTGGTGAATTAGAAAAGAAAGTAAAGTGATCTTTATTCAACAATCGGGCGCGATTATTAGGAAAGCGTCCTTTAAAGAGACATTAATGGAATACATCTTTATAGAAAAGAGTGTTGGATAATCATGTTAAAATTTA is a genomic window containing:
- a CDS encoding serine hydrolase domain-containing protein — encoded protein: MKKIIVFVLSIFILFSGFSTQSYALSDSKSAAIQALLEDATRISGVPGMSISILADDEVFYFSSGYADREKGLSASENTLYELASVSKAFTGMGIMLLEEQGQLSMTDPVQKYLPWFTLKYQGKPVDMQSLTLNNFLHHTSGLTNIRHKVQNIPQGNTPDMLQKTVEMLVDTELAFPPGEQYNYGTVNYDVLGLVIEIVSRQSYEDFMREQVFQPLGLHHTYVYKEDAEATGQLAQGYRSSFFMTTPFKAPDYAGNKPAGYIISNTKDMARWMGIQMGIVQDIPEIFYTVIEKSHKGDMSVSAVNDMYYAAGWSVNADQTIIEHTGGNPNFRTEVAILLNERIGVCLLSNGANTNINLVLKVKDIIDGNLTQSYEISGTQLLDIVLSSITIILCLLAVLLFLLGLRRRKTNERRPMTKKRIIVTVIFLIATISLGILCCAIDWSTILIWQTYSVLTAMISSALLTASITWFVYTHR